GGGAGGGTGTGGGCCGCGGCCGGGGATCGCTCGACCGCGCGGGCACGCCCCTTCTCCGCGCTGGTGCGCGCGTTGCGCGTCGCCGAGGGGGCGGACGATCCGCTGCTGACCGCTTTCGAGCAGTGGGTGGTGGACGGCCACCCGCTGCAGCCGGTTGCCAAGATCAAAACCGGGATGTCGCCGGGGCAGGCGCGGCGCTACGCCCCGGAGTTCGGGGCCGAGTTCGATCTGCGGCTGGTCGCGGTGCCCCGGCGACTGGTGTCCGGGGCCGACACGGCGGGCGGGAGCGATCCGGTGGAAGCGGTCCGGCGGGAGTTGCGTCGAACCCTCCCGGGCACCGCCGAGTCGGCGGAGTCCGAACTGGTGAGCAGGGGGCTCGTCCCCGGCGAGCACGCGTTGATCCCCGTGCATCCGCACCAGTTGCGGCACGCGCTGCCACGTCTGCACGGTGCCGCGCTCAGCAGTGGAGCCATTACGGTGCTCTCCCGGTCCGCTCCGGCGCGCCCGCTGATGTCGACGCGCACGCTCGACGTGCGCGAGCGCGGCGAACGCACCGGGGTGCACGTCAAGACCGCGCTCGAGGTGCGGCTGACCGGAGTGGTGCGGGGAGTGTCCGAGGAGGCCGTGCACAACGGTCCACGACTCTCGGGGCTGCTGGACGAACTGGTCGCCGCGGATCCCGCTCTCGCACCGCCGGACCGGCGGGGCGGTTCGAGTTTCGCCGTCTGCCGGGAGCTCGTCGGGATACGCCACGATCCGAAGCTGTTCGGGGAGCCGGCGGCGGAGGAACCGGAGCGGTCCAGGGCCAGGAACCGTTCCCTCGGGGCGATCCTGCGTGCGGATCCCGCGGAGTCGACGAACGCGGGGGAGGTGGCCTTGCCGGTGGCCGCTCTGCTGGCTCGTTCCCCGTTGACCGGACACACCCTGATCCACGATGTGCTGACCGAACGGCACGCCGACGGAACCGGCGGGGGCGGTTCCTGTTCCCGGACCGAAGCGGCCCGTCGCTGGCTGGGCGCGCATCTGGATCTGGGGCTGTCCCCGCTGCTCACCCTGCTGGTGCGTTACGGGATCGCGCTGGAACCGCATCCGCAGAACACCGTGCTGGTCCTGCGTGCCGGAGAGCCGAGGTCGCTGCTCGTGCGAGATCTGGGCGGGGCACGCGTGCTCCGGGAACGGTTGGAACGTTCGGGCAGCCGTCCGCGACTGCTGGAGGGAACTGGGCTGTGCTGCGACGATCCGAAAGCGCTGCGGAACAAGCTGTTCTTTCCGCTGTTCGTCAACCACCTGGGTGAGCTCGTGGCCGCGCTGGCCGCTGCGGCGGGGTGCCCGGAGCGGGTGTTGTGGCGGGTTGTCTCCGCCCGGGTGCGGAGCTGTTTCGCGGGGTTGGTCGAGACGGCCCGTTCCCCCGCGGAGGCCGCCGACGCCCGCGAGGACGCCGCTGCGCTGTTGAACGAACCGTGGCCGTTGAAGACCATGTTGACGATGCGGTTGTCCGGTCTGGTGACCGAACAGCGCTACGTCCCGGCCCCCAATCCGCTGGCCCGGTCGTGAGTAGCTCAAAGGTCGCGCGGGTTGGTCTGTGTGGCGGTGCGAGTGGCGGAACCTCTCGCGGGCTCTCGCTGCGGGAGCCTCGACCTCGGGTAGCGACCTACACAACGTCGAGGCTGTCCTCGCGAGAGCACCCCGGCAGAACCCGCTGCGGCGCCGGGTGCGTAGCTGGTGGCAAGCGACTGCGCCGCTTGCCCGCGGATCGGCCCGACCGAGCGAGCACTCGTCCGATCCGTACGGGCTCTTAACGATGTGTGCGGGCAGCGGCACGCTGAACTCCCACGAGGCCGCCGTGCTGGCGGAGTTGCGCTCCCGGGACGCGGAGCTGTCGCGGCGTTGGTCGCTGGCCCTGCCGAAGGCCCGTGCGGAAACCGCGCGGGGGTTCATCGAGGCGCTGCTGCGGGAGGACGCCCCGGGAGTGCGGGGACACGTCACCGCTTCGCGATGGCCTCCGCGGCCGGACGACGCGCACGGCTTCCCGGAAGCGCTGCTGGAGGAGTTCGCGGA
This genomic stretch from Actinopolyspora halophila DSM 43834 harbors:
- a CDS encoding IucA/IucC family protein; translated protein: MGSDHVVPATSVPSGTAGAGRGRDRRASARWTVLSRLVSALVREGRLDPGEAARRGVLIHTRTATETGRRELRAPVSAPAWATGVRGVVPHDPVEVVDVLRRAELLEGDPDAWLRLRADVADSVSGLARARRAYEARAGRVWAAAGDRSTARARPFSALVRALRVAEGADDPLLTAFEQWVVDGHPLQPVAKIKTGMSPGQARRYAPEFGAEFDLRLVAVPRRLVSGADTAGGSDPVEAVRRELRRTLPGTAESAESELVSRGLVPGEHALIPVHPHQLRHALPRLHGAALSSGAITVLSRSAPARPLMSTRTLDVRERGERTGVHVKTALEVRLTGVVRGVSEEAVHNGPRLSGLLDELVAADPALAPPDRRGGSSFAVCRELVGIRHDPKLFGEPAAEEPERSRARNRSLGAILRADPAESTNAGEVALPVAALLARSPLTGHTLIHDVLTERHADGTGGGGSCSRTEAARRWLGAHLDLGLSPLLTLLVRYGIALEPHPQNTVLVLRAGEPRSLLVRDLGGARVLRERLERSGSRPRLLEGTGLCCDDPKALRNKLFFPLFVNHLGELVAALAAAAGCPERVLWRVVSARVRSCFAGLVETARSPAEAADAREDAAALLNEPWPLKTMLTMRLSGLVTEQRYVPAPNPLARS